One window of Enterobacter sp. RHBSTW-00175 genomic DNA carries:
- a CDS encoding DUF3313 domain-containing protein — MRTQTFFRVAVLTGLLALAGCSSKVAAPEQYSGFLKDYSGLKETTSATGKPTLRWVDPSYNEANYDNIVWNPITYYPVPKPTTQIGQKTLDELLSYTNNKMKTAIGQRKPIVATAGPRSLIFRGAITGVTSKQEGLQFYEVVPVALVVAGTQMASGHRTMDTHLYFEGELIDAKTGKPVMKVVRKGEGKELTNENTPMGFATLKQVVDDMATDATMFDVKKTMK; from the coding sequence ATGCGTACTCAAACTTTCTTTAGGGTTGCAGTGCTTACTGGTCTGTTGGCGTTGGCGGGTTGCTCCTCAAAAGTCGCTGCTCCTGAACAATACTCAGGCTTTTTAAAAGACTATTCTGGCTTGAAGGAAACGACATCTGCGACGGGTAAACCAACTTTGCGTTGGGTTGACCCGTCTTACAATGAAGCGAATTATGACAATATTGTCTGGAATCCGATTACCTATTATCCGGTGCCAAAACCTACGACCCAAATTGGTCAAAAAACGCTGGATGAACTGCTGAGCTACACCAACAACAAAATGAAAACCGCGATTGGTCAGCGTAAACCGATCGTCGCTACGGCAGGGCCACGTAGCCTGATCTTCCGTGGTGCCATTACGGGTGTCACCTCTAAACAGGAAGGTTTACAGTTCTATGAAGTGGTGCCAGTGGCGCTGGTGGTTGCAGGTACGCAAATGGCGTCTGGCCACCGTACCATGGACACCCATCTGTACTTTGAAGGTGAGCTGATCGATGCGAAAACCGGCAAACCAGTTATGAAAGTGGTTCGTAAAGGCGAAGGTAAAGAGCTGACAAACGAAAATACGCCGATGGGCTTCGCAACCCTGAAACAGGTTGTGGATGACATGGCAACCGATGCCACCATGTTTGATGTGAAAAAGACAATGAAATAA
- a CDS encoding helix-turn-helix domain-containing protein, translating into MDITQHLASTLKTLRQTRGWSLSKLAEETGVSKAMLGQIERNESSPTVSTLWKIATGLNVPFSVFITPQASPEAVFDPQQQAMVVKPLFPWDEALKYDHFSITLAPGAISESTPHEAGVIEHVVVISGELDMHIDGEWRTIQADSGVRFAGDKPHAYRNSSALTVHFHSLIHYPR; encoded by the coding sequence ATGGACATTACTCAGCATCTTGCATCCACACTGAAGACCCTGCGCCAGACACGCGGGTGGAGTCTGTCAAAGCTTGCAGAAGAGACGGGCGTGTCAAAAGCGATGCTCGGACAAATTGAGCGCAACGAATCCAGCCCTACGGTTTCGACGCTCTGGAAAATAGCAACCGGACTGAACGTGCCGTTTTCCGTTTTCATCACCCCGCAGGCCAGCCCGGAAGCGGTGTTCGACCCGCAGCAGCAGGCGATGGTGGTTAAACCGTTATTCCCCTGGGACGAGGCGCTGAAATACGATCATTTCTCGATAACCCTTGCACCCGGCGCGATAAGTGAATCCACGCCGCACGAAGCGGGCGTCATTGAGCATGTGGTGGTGATAAGCGGTGAGCTTGATATGCACATCGACGGAGAGTGGCGCACCATTCAGGCTGATTCTGGCGTGCGTTTTGCGGGCGATAAACCCCACGCGTACCGTAACAGCAGCGCCCTGACGGTGCACTTTCATTCACTGATTCATTATCCCCGCTGA
- a CDS encoding benzoate/H(+) symporter BenE family transporter, which yields MTHSGVFMRSSTPLFPAILAGFVAVLVGYASSAAIIWQAAAAAGANAQQIAGWMTALGLGMGVSTLALSWWYKAPVLTAWSTPGAALLATSLHGVTLAETIGIFIFANALILLCGLTGLFARLMKLIPHSLAAAMLAGVLLRFGLQAFSHLDGHFLLCGSMLAAWLIAKAFAPRYAIVATLLVGGIVAWAGGDVVTDKITLSVVMPQFIAPAFTFTSLVSIGLPFFLVTMASQNAPGFATMKASGYPLSVSPLIIITGGIALLFSPFGVYSICIAAITAAICQSPDAHPDASKRWIAAAAAGIFYLLAGVFGGSITGLMAALPLSWIQTLAGLALLGTISGSLYQALNNEAERDAAIVTFLMTASGVTILGIGSAFWGLVVGGLCYSVFLRARRT from the coding sequence ATAACGCACAGTGGAGTTTTTATGCGCAGTTCAACGCCTCTCTTTCCTGCCATTCTGGCCGGATTTGTTGCCGTGCTGGTGGGCTACGCCAGCTCAGCGGCAATTATCTGGCAGGCTGCCGCCGCCGCAGGGGCAAACGCCCAGCAGATTGCTGGCTGGATGACCGCGCTTGGCCTTGGGATGGGGGTCAGTACGCTTGCGCTCTCCTGGTGGTATAAAGCACCGGTGCTTACCGCCTGGTCCACGCCGGGTGCCGCTCTGCTGGCCACCAGCCTGCATGGCGTAACCCTGGCAGAAACGATCGGTATTTTTATTTTTGCCAACGCACTCATCCTGTTGTGCGGGCTAACCGGGCTGTTTGCCCGCCTGATGAAGCTAATCCCGCACTCCCTGGCGGCAGCCATGCTGGCCGGGGTACTGCTGCGTTTTGGGCTTCAGGCATTCAGCCATCTCGACGGTCATTTTCTGCTGTGCGGCAGTATGCTGGCGGCGTGGTTAATAGCCAAAGCGTTTGCGCCGCGCTATGCCATTGTGGCCACCCTGTTGGTCGGCGGTATCGTTGCCTGGGCTGGTGGTGACGTTGTCACGGACAAAATTACGCTTTCGGTTGTTATGCCGCAATTTATTGCCCCTGCATTTACCTTTACTAGCCTGGTCAGCATCGGCTTGCCGTTTTTCCTGGTGACCATGGCCTCGCAGAACGCCCCCGGCTTTGCCACCATGAAAGCTTCCGGCTATCCGCTGTCGGTGTCACCGCTCATCATCATCACCGGCGGGATTGCATTACTGTTTTCACCGTTTGGGGTCTATTCCATCTGTATCGCGGCGATCACCGCCGCCATTTGCCAGAGCCCTGATGCACACCCTGATGCCAGTAAACGCTGGATTGCCGCCGCAGCTGCGGGCATTTTTTATCTTCTGGCGGGCGTGTTCGGCGGCTCCATTACCGGGCTAATGGCCGCCCTGCCGCTGAGCTGGATCCAGACACTGGCAGGGCTGGCACTACTTGGCACTATTAGCGGCAGTTTGTATCAGGCATTGAATAACGAAGCGGAGCGTGACGCGGCGATTGTCACTTTCCTGATGACCGCCAGCGGGGTAACGATTCTGGGAATTGGTTCAGCGTTCTGGGGGCTGGTTGTCGGTGGGCTTTGCTACAGCGTTTTTCTACGCGCTCGCCGCACGTAA
- the rimL gene encoding 50S ribosomal protein L7/L12-serine acetyltransferase — protein MSSEIIPVTHNIELRAVEDRYAAELHNLVIKNRTFLQTAFDWAQHVGTEDDTRRNVQSNQMLHARGYAKMFLIFQDDILVGVLSFNAIEPTNKTGYIGYWLDEHHQKQGIISRALQAFMHYYASRGEVRRFVLKCRVDNVSSNKVAIRNGFTLEGCLREAEYLNGRFDDVNSYARLFPL, from the coding sequence ATGTCTTCTGAAATCATCCCCGTTACCCACAACATCGAGCTTCGTGCCGTCGAAGATCGCTACGCAGCCGAGTTGCACAACCTCGTCATCAAAAATAGAACCTTTCTGCAAACTGCATTCGACTGGGCGCAGCACGTGGGGACTGAAGACGACACCCGGCGCAACGTGCAGAGTAACCAAATGCTGCACGCACGCGGTTACGCCAAAATGTTTCTTATTTTTCAGGACGATATTCTGGTGGGCGTGTTGTCGTTTAATGCCATTGAGCCGACCAACAAAACGGGCTACATCGGTTACTGGCTGGACGAGCATCACCAGAAGCAGGGGATTATTTCCCGGGCGTTACAGGCGTTTATGCACTATTACGCCAGCCGGGGCGAAGTCCGTCGCTTTGTGCTTAAGTGCCGCGTAGACAATGTCAGCAGCAATAAAGTCGCAATACGAAATGGCTTTACGCTTGAAGGTTGTCTGCGAGAGGCGGAATACCTTAATGGCCGCTTTGACGATGTGAACAGCTACGCCAGACTATTCCCGCTATAG
- a CDS encoding ABC transporter substrate-binding protein has translation MKSKLTMLTLALAALTASSAVSAKTLVYCSEGSPENFNPQLYTSGTSVDASAVSVYNRLVDFTPGTTKLVPSLAESWDVSEDGKVYTFHLRKGVKFQSNKSFTPTRDFNADDVIFSFMRQKDVNHPYHNVSNGSYSNFESLEFGSLITAIDRVDDHTVRFTLAHPEAPFVADLAWYFASILSAEYADAMLKAGTPEKVDMDPIGTGPFRLAQYQKDSRILFTAFPEYWQGKSKLDRLVFSITPDASVRFAKIEKNECQVMPFPNPAELPRMKANKDINLMSKAGLNTGFLAFNTQKPPLDNVKVRQALAMAINKPAIIDAVFHGTGTAAKNLLPPGVWSADSELKDYDYSPEKAKALLKEAGFANGISIDLWAMPVQRPYNPNAKRMAEMIQADWAKIGVQTKIVTYEWGEYLKRVKGGEHQAALMGWTTATGDPDNFFGPLFTCTSANGGSNSAKWCYKPFDKIIAEAKSITDHDKRVALYKEAQQMMHDQMPAVMIAHSTIFEPVRKEVTGYEIDPFGKHLFWQVDINQ, from the coding sequence ATGAAAAGCAAACTCACCATGTTAACGCTGGCGCTTGCCGCGCTGACGGCCAGTTCCGCCGTCAGTGCGAAAACGCTGGTGTATTGCTCCGAAGGATCGCCGGAGAACTTCAATCCTCAGTTGTATACGTCTGGCACAAGCGTAGATGCCAGTGCTGTATCGGTCTATAACCGCCTGGTGGACTTTACACCCGGCACAACCAAGCTGGTGCCGAGCCTGGCAGAAAGCTGGGATGTGAGTGAAGACGGCAAGGTCTATACCTTCCATCTGCGCAAAGGTGTTAAGTTCCAGAGCAACAAGTCCTTTACGCCAACGCGTGACTTTAACGCGGATGATGTGATTTTCTCGTTCATGCGCCAGAAAGACGTTAATCACCCTTATCACAATGTCTCTAACGGCAGTTATTCCAACTTCGAAAGCCTGGAGTTTGGCAGCCTTATCACCGCCATTGACCGGGTGGATGACCATACGGTGCGCTTTACCCTGGCGCACCCGGAAGCCCCGTTTGTGGCCGATTTGGCCTGGTATTTTGCCTCGATCCTGTCGGCTGAATATGCCGATGCGATGCTCAAAGCTGGAACGCCAGAGAAGGTCGATATGGATCCGATAGGCACCGGGCCGTTCCGGCTGGCGCAGTATCAGAAAGATTCACGCATTCTGTTTACCGCATTCCCGGAATACTGGCAGGGTAAATCAAAGCTTGATCGCCTGGTGTTTAGCATTACGCCGGATGCCTCGGTGCGTTTTGCCAAAATTGAGAAAAACGAGTGCCAGGTGATGCCGTTCCCGAACCCGGCTGAGCTGCCGCGCATGAAGGCCAACAAAGACATCAACCTGATGAGCAAGGCAGGGCTGAACACCGGATTTCTGGCGTTTAATACCCAAAAACCGCCGCTTGATAACGTGAAAGTGCGTCAGGCACTGGCGATGGCCATCAACAAACCGGCGATTATCGATGCCGTGTTCCACGGTACCGGCACTGCGGCGAAAAATCTGTTGCCGCCGGGCGTCTGGAGTGCGGACAGCGAACTCAAGGATTACGACTATTCTCCTGAAAAAGCCAAAGCCCTGCTCAAAGAGGCGGGATTTGCCAACGGTATCAGCATTGATTTGTGGGCGATGCCGGTACAGCGCCCGTATAACCCGAACGCTAAGCGCATGGCTGAGATGATTCAGGCGGACTGGGCGAAGATTGGCGTGCAGACCAAAATCGTCACCTACGAGTGGGGCGAATACCTCAAGCGAGTGAAAGGCGGTGAACATCAGGCGGCGTTGATGGGCTGGACTACGGCGACGGGCGATCCTGATAACTTCTTTGGCCCGCTGTTTACCTGTACGTCCGCCAACGGCGGATCGAACTCCGCGAAATGGTGTTATAAGCCGTTTGATAAAATTATTGCTGAAGCTAAATCGATAACCGATCACGATAAACGTGTGGCGTTATACAAAGAAGCTCAGCAAATGATGCACGATCAAATGCCAGCGGTAATGATTGCGCATTCCACTATTTTCGAGCCGGTACGCAAAGAAGTGACAGGCTACGAAATCGACCCGTTTGGTAAGCATCTCTTCTGGCAAGTGGATATTAACCAGTAA
- the ydcK gene encoding YdcK family protein — protein sequence MKKYRLGDEIRLWQWQNGESKTTTPLRQIIATTDFNDIVSGTKGGWVDDERALAQEGLCWIYDENSVVFGGARVLGNARITQPCVISHNAWIGGDCWVDGAQISHGPRISDNVTIQHSDIRGECHIFGNARVLHHSQVIAAKGLTPDNDQLLQIYGNATVSQSRVVHQAQIYGDALVNYAFIEHRAEVFENAILEGNDLNNVWVCDCAKVYGNARLIAGKDDDAIPTLRYSSQVAENAVIEGNCVIKHHVLIGGQAWLRGGPIMIDDKVVIQGRVRISGDVLIEHRIEITDDAVIEAFAGENIHLRGEKVINGNQRITRTPLLGAL from the coding sequence ATGAAAAAGTATCGGCTTGGCGACGAAATCCGCCTCTGGCAATGGCAAAACGGCGAAAGCAAAACCACAACCCCACTGCGGCAGATTATCGCGACCACTGATTTTAACGATATCGTCAGCGGGACAAAAGGCGGATGGGTCGACGATGAGCGCGCGCTCGCTCAGGAGGGCCTTTGCTGGATCTACGACGAAAACAGCGTGGTCTTTGGCGGCGCCAGAGTGCTCGGCAATGCGCGGATAACCCAGCCCTGCGTGATAAGCCATAACGCCTGGATTGGCGGCGACTGCTGGGTCGATGGCGCGCAAATCAGCCACGGCCCACGAATAAGTGACAACGTCACCATTCAGCATTCTGATATTCGTGGTGAATGCCACATATTTGGCAATGCCCGTGTCCTTCATCACAGCCAGGTCATCGCAGCAAAAGGCTTAACCCCCGACAACGATCAGCTTTTACAGATTTACGGCAACGCCACCGTGAGCCAGTCCCGGGTAGTTCATCAGGCGCAAATCTACGGAGACGCCCTGGTGAATTACGCCTTCATTGAGCACCGCGCCGAGGTGTTTGAAAACGCCATTCTGGAAGGCAATGACCTGAATAACGTCTGGGTGTGCGACTGTGCAAAAGTGTACGGCAATGCCCGCCTGATTGCCGGTAAAGACGATGATGCCATCCCCACGCTGCGCTACAGCTCGCAGGTGGCGGAAAACGCCGTCATCGAAGGCAACTGCGTGATAAAACATCATGTGCTTATCGGCGGCCAGGCCTGGTTACGGGGCGGGCCGATCATGATTGACGACAAGGTGGTTATCCAGGGGCGCGTACGCATCAGCGGAGATGTGCTGATCGAGCATCGAATAGAGATAACCGATGATGCCGTGATTGAAGCCTTTGCCGGGGAAAACATCCACCTGCGCGGCGAAAAGGTGATTAACGGCAATCAGCGAATTACCCGCACGCCGCTTCTGGGCGCGCTATAG
- a CDS encoding helix-turn-helix domain-containing protein — MSHAYETFETLRQQNAVLRETVALNSGIQLAAWYNKHDTITVKSDHHTLSLYVADGYESYQKTPGGWKNGGGPDRFCLMPKESESTWDIRDDLSFVHLYCTDEHLRDIGEKIWDKRPVSLTLDEKIFGSDPKITALYRQFLLGCDWQQKANQLTLSTASTMLLTHLLQNYANVQWKLPVVTGGLSPFVLRNVLAFIEENLAQPLTLAELAAQAALSEYHFARMFRQSMQQAPHQYVMQRRMEKARELVTQTSQPLTDIALACGFNSASHFSNRFRSVMGVTPSQLRAASA, encoded by the coding sequence ATGTCCCACGCTTACGAAACCTTTGAAACGCTACGCCAGCAGAACGCGGTGCTCCGGGAGACCGTTGCGCTTAACTCCGGTATTCAGCTGGCGGCGTGGTACAACAAGCACGACACCATAACCGTTAAGAGCGATCACCATACCCTCAGCCTGTACGTGGCTGACGGCTACGAGAGTTATCAAAAAACACCCGGTGGCTGGAAAAATGGCGGCGGCCCTGACCGTTTTTGCCTGATGCCGAAAGAGAGTGAATCCACCTGGGATATCCGCGACGACCTGTCGTTTGTCCATCTTTACTGTACCGATGAGCATTTGCGCGATATCGGCGAGAAGATCTGGGATAAGCGACCGGTATCCCTCACGCTTGATGAAAAAATCTTTGGCAGCGACCCGAAAATTACTGCGCTGTATCGCCAGTTTTTGCTCGGCTGCGACTGGCAGCAAAAAGCGAATCAACTCACGCTGAGCACGGCATCAACGATGTTGCTGACGCATCTGCTGCAAAACTACGCCAACGTGCAGTGGAAACTGCCGGTAGTGACGGGGGGATTGTCGCCATTTGTACTGCGAAACGTACTGGCATTTATTGAAGAAAACCTCGCGCAACCGCTGACGCTGGCTGAGCTTGCCGCCCAGGCCGCGCTCAGCGAGTACCACTTTGCCCGCATGTTCCGCCAGTCAATGCAGCAAGCGCCGCATCAGTACGTGATGCAGCGCCGGATGGAAAAAGCCAGAGAGCTGGTCACACAAACCAGCCAGCCGCTGACCGATATCGCGCTTGCCTGCGGCTTTAACTCTGCCAGCCATTTCAGCAACCGCTTTCGCAGCGTAATGGGCGTGACGCCATCTCAGTTACGTGCGGCGAGCGCGTAG
- the tehA gene encoding dicarboxylate transporter/tellurite-resistance protein TehA produces MRKSNRTQQVLNLPSGYFGMVLGTIGMGFAWRYASTLWPVTRWPGDILVGLAVCIWFLLTLAFITRAIRFPHSILTEMRHPVMSSFVSLFPATTMLVSIGFVPWFRPISLVLFGIGVVMQLSYSAWQSAGLWRGNHPEEATTPGLYLPTVANNFISAMACGALGFTDAGLVFLGAGVFSWLSLEPVILQRLRSAGELPSALRTSLGIQLAPALVACSAWFSVNGGQADTFAKMLFGYGLLQLLFMLRLMPWYLSQPFNASFWSFSFGVSALATTGLHLGQSSPSGFFHAIAVPLFIFTNIIIAMLLVRTFILLMQGKLLVRTDKALLMLPEEKQ; encoded by the coding sequence ATGCGTAAAAGTAACAGAACTCAACAAGTCCTTAACTTACCCTCGGGTTACTTCGGTATGGTGCTGGGGACGATTGGTATGGGGTTTGCCTGGCGTTATGCCAGCACTCTCTGGCCAGTGACGCGCTGGCCGGGCGATATTCTGGTCGGGCTGGCGGTGTGTATCTGGTTTTTGCTGACGCTGGCATTTATTACCCGCGCCATTCGTTTTCCGCACAGCATACTGACTGAGATGCGCCACCCGGTGATGAGCAGTTTTGTGAGCCTGTTTCCCGCGACCACTATGCTGGTATCAATTGGATTTGTTCCCTGGTTTCGACCCATTTCGCTGGTGCTTTTCGGCATAGGTGTGGTGATGCAGCTGAGCTACTCTGCCTGGCAGAGTGCCGGTTTATGGCGGGGTAATCACCCTGAAGAGGCCACCACACCAGGGCTCTACCTGCCGACGGTCGCCAACAATTTTATCAGCGCCATGGCCTGTGGCGCGCTGGGATTTACCGATGCCGGTTTGGTGTTCCTGGGGGCGGGCGTTTTTTCATGGCTCAGCCTGGAGCCGGTTATCCTGCAACGCCTGCGCAGTGCCGGGGAGTTACCCTCAGCTCTGCGTACTTCGCTTGGCATTCAACTGGCCCCGGCGCTGGTGGCCTGTAGCGCCTGGTTCAGCGTGAACGGTGGGCAGGCCGATACCTTCGCCAAAATGCTGTTTGGTTACGGGCTGTTGCAGCTGCTGTTTATGCTGCGTCTGATGCCATGGTATCTGTCACAGCCGTTTAATGCCTCTTTCTGGAGTTTCTCGTTCGGCGTTTCGGCGCTGGCGACCACCGGATTGCATCTGGGGCAGAGCAGTCCGTCGGGCTTCTTCCACGCGATTGCCGTCCCGTTGTTTATTTTTACTAACATTATCATTGCGATGCTGCTGGTTCGTACGTTTATCTTGCTGATGCAGGGCAAACTTCTGGTACGCACTGATAAGGCACTGCTTATGCTTCCTGAGGAAAAACAATGA
- the tehB gene encoding tellurite resistance methyltransferase TehB → MTVDENYFTDKYGLTRTHSEVLYSADIVKPGKTLDLGCGNGRNSLYLAANGYDVTAWDKNPMSIDNIERIKAVEGIVNLQAAIKDLNSLSFDGEYDFILSTVVLMFLEAKTIPGLIANMQRCTKPGGFNLIVAAMDTADYPCTVGFPFAFKSGELSNHYEGWELLKYNEEVGELHRTDANGNRIQLRFATMLARNPA, encoded by the coding sequence ATGACTGTTGATGAGAACTACTTCACTGATAAATATGGTCTGACCCGCACGCACTCAGAGGTGCTGTACAGCGCAGATATTGTCAAACCGGGTAAAACCCTGGATTTGGGCTGCGGAAATGGCCGTAACAGCCTTTATCTGGCTGCCAACGGCTACGATGTGACGGCGTGGGATAAGAACCCAATGAGCATCGACAATATCGAACGCATCAAAGCGGTAGAAGGGATCGTCAATTTGCAGGCAGCGATCAAAGACCTCAACAGCCTGAGCTTTGACGGCGAGTATGATTTTATTCTCTCAACCGTGGTGTTGATGTTTCTGGAAGCGAAAACCATCCCTGGCCTTATCGCCAATATGCAGCGCTGCACTAAACCGGGCGGCTTTAACCTGATCGTTGCCGCGATGGATACCGCAGATTATCCGTGCACCGTTGGCTTCCCGTTCGCGTTCAAAAGCGGTGAGCTGAGCAATCACTATGAAGGCTGGGAATTGCTCAAATACAACGAAGAGGTGGGTGAACTGCACCGCACCGATGCCAACGGTAATCGCATCCAGTTGCGTTTTGCCACCATGCTGGCGCGTAATCCCGCTTAA
- a CDS encoding DMT family transporter, whose protein sequence is MNALLYGLVVVIWGTTWIAIFLQQGPVAAPVSIFWRFAVACAIMMIVLVALRRLRKLSLRDHLFCIIQGCCVFCFNFWCFYTAAAHINTGLESVIFSMAVLYNAINSFIFFGQRPPARFWTAAALGLIGIITLFWDDLLASGWSASLLTGIGLSALGTYGFSLGNMISIRHQRNGLETMTTNAWAMLYGTLVMGCIALIRGDSFAPEWTVSYIGALLYLALFGSVIAFGAYFTLVGRIGAGKAAYSTLLFPLVALSISTVYEGYVWHINGIIGLLLILGGNMVMFTKPETWFRRLRTA, encoded by the coding sequence ATGAACGCACTGTTATACGGGCTGGTGGTGGTCATCTGGGGAACCACCTGGATTGCGATTTTTCTGCAACAAGGGCCTGTCGCGGCCCCCGTGTCCATTTTTTGGCGCTTTGCCGTTGCCTGCGCCATTATGATGATTGTCTTAGTTGCCCTGCGTCGTCTGCGCAAACTGTCATTGCGGGACCATCTTTTTTGCATCATTCAGGGCTGCTGCGTGTTCTGCTTCAACTTCTGGTGCTTCTACACCGCGGCGGCGCACATTAACACCGGGCTGGAGTCTGTGATTTTCAGCATGGCGGTGCTCTATAACGCCATCAACAGCTTTATCTTCTTCGGCCAGCGACCACCAGCCCGCTTCTGGACGGCAGCGGCACTGGGTTTAATCGGTATTATCACCCTCTTCTGGGACGACCTGCTGGCAAGCGGCTGGAGCGCCTCACTGCTGACGGGAATTGGCCTTTCCGCGCTGGGCACTTACGGGTTCTCTCTGGGGAATATGATCAGTATCCGCCACCAGCGAAACGGTCTGGAAACCATGACCACCAACGCCTGGGCGATGCTCTACGGGACGCTGGTAATGGGCTGTATTGCCCTGATCCGGGGAGACAGCTTTGCACCTGAGTGGACGGTGAGCTATATCGGTGCGCTGCTTTATCTGGCGCTGTTTGGTTCGGTGATTGCCTTTGGCGCTTACTTCACCCTGGTGGGCCGTATTGGCGCGGGAAAAGCGGCTTACAGCACGCTTCTGTTCCCACTGGTTGCGTTGTCTATCTCAACCGTTTACGAAGGTTACGTGTGGCATATTAACGGGATTATTGGTCTGTTGCTGATTCTGGGGGGAAATATGGTGATGTTTACAAAGCCGGAAACCTGGTTCAGACGTCTGCGTACGGCATAA
- the pepT gene encoding peptidase T, translating to MASELSRQLTHRFFRYLAITSQSDPKVKTLPSTPGQHDMARELAKELAQLGLEDIVIDEFATVTAVKKGNVAGAPRIGFITHIDTVDVGLSPDIRPQILTFTGEDLCLNKEKDIWLRVKDHPEILSYPNEEIIFSDGTSVLGADNKSAVTVVMTVLENLKAEHQHGDIVVAFVPDEEIGLNGAKALDLKRFDVDFAWTIDCCEIGEIVYENFNAAAAEIRFTGVTAHPMSAKGVLVNPLLMATDFISHFDRQQTPECTEGREGYIWFNGIQAGQNDAVLKANIRDFDKDNFAARKQQIADVVALIAAQHPAAKVEYRIEDTYSNISNAIGEDRRAIDLMFAAMESLGITPKPTPMRGGTDGAALSAKGLLTPNFFTGAHNFHSKFEFLPLSSFEASYKTALQICLLAAR from the coding sequence ATGGCTTCAGAACTCTCCAGACAATTAACCCATCGTTTTTTCCGCTATCTCGCCATCACCAGCCAAAGCGATCCTAAAGTCAAAACACTCCCCTCCACACCCGGGCAGCACGACATGGCGCGTGAACTGGCGAAAGAGCTGGCACAGCTGGGTTTAGAGGATATCGTCATCGATGAGTTCGCGACCGTTACCGCAGTTAAAAAAGGCAATGTGGCAGGCGCGCCGCGTATTGGTTTTATTACGCATATCGATACCGTCGATGTGGGATTATCACCGGATATTCGTCCACAAATATTAACGTTTACCGGAGAAGACCTCTGTCTGAATAAAGAGAAAGACATCTGGTTACGTGTAAAAGATCACCCGGAAATTCTGTCGTATCCCAATGAAGAGATTATTTTCAGCGATGGAACCAGCGTATTAGGCGCAGATAATAAATCTGCGGTAACCGTGGTGATGACGGTGCTGGAAAATCTGAAAGCCGAACATCAGCATGGCGATATCGTGGTGGCGTTTGTACCGGATGAAGAGATCGGTCTGAATGGCGCCAAAGCGCTGGATCTTAAGCGCTTCGACGTCGACTTTGCCTGGACCATCGACTGCTGCGAAATTGGAGAAATTGTTTACGAGAACTTCAACGCCGCGGCGGCCGAAATCCGCTTTACCGGCGTCACCGCGCACCCGATGTCCGCCAAAGGCGTGCTGGTGAATCCGTTATTGATGGCGACAGACTTCATCAGCCATTTCGACCGTCAGCAAACGCCGGAGTGCACCGAAGGCCGCGAAGGTTATATCTGGTTTAACGGTATTCAGGCCGGGCAAAATGACGCAGTGCTGAAAGCGAACATTCGTGATTTTGATAAAGACAACTTTGCCGCGCGTAAGCAGCAGATTGCCGATGTGGTGGCACTGATTGCCGCACAGCACCCTGCCGCAAAAGTGGAATACCGCATTGAGGACACTTACAGCAATATCAGCAATGCGATTGGCGAAGACCGCCGCGCCATTGACCTGATGTTTGCCGCGATGGAGTCACTCGGGATCACGCCAAAACCGACGCCAATGCGCGGGGGCACAGACGGTGCGGCGCTCTCCGCAAAAGGGCTGCTCACCCCGAACTTCTTCACTGGCGCCCATAACTTCCATTCGAAGTTTGAGTTTTTACCGTTGTCGTCGTTCGAGGCGTCTTACAAGACAGCCCTGCAAATCTGTCTGCTGGCCGCCCGTTAA